The Fictibacillus arsenicus genome contains a region encoding:
- a CDS encoding DUF402 domain-containing protein, whose product MEHKRADRPDWKRVTDRNFEVVHKEDGCFKGKVTVIHLKKVSEPLIVQYKNHEVCIADTGYTWLQHFPEEKKYTITTVLDQHGEVVQFYIDMCKEHGVDEEGIPWFLDLDLDIVILPDKEIFILDDNELMEAFNKGDISKEELKLAHKTAEEIISQFKNGEFEDLQICEKHSAEWNREKKFI is encoded by the coding sequence ATGGAACATAAAAGAGCAGACAGACCCGATTGGAAAAGAGTTACGGATCGAAACTTCGAAGTTGTTCATAAAGAAGACGGCTGCTTTAAAGGTAAGGTAACAGTAATCCATCTAAAAAAAGTGTCAGAACCACTCATCGTTCAATACAAAAATCATGAAGTCTGTATAGCAGACACGGGTTATACATGGCTCCAGCACTTTCCAGAAGAAAAAAAATATACGATAACCACTGTTTTGGATCAGCATGGTGAAGTCGTACAATTCTATATTGACATGTGCAAAGAACACGGGGTAGATGAAGAAGGAATCCCTTGGTTTTTAGATCTCGATTTGGATATCGTAATACTGCCAGATAAGGAAATTTTTATTCTCGATGATAATGAATTAATGGAAGCCTTTAATAAAGGAGACATATCAAAAGAAGAATTGAAGCTTGCTCATAAAACCGCAGAAGAAATAATTTCTCAATTTAAGAATGGTGAATTTGAGGATCTTCAAATATGTGAAAAACACTCCGCAGAATGGAATCGAGAAAAGAAATTTATATAA
- a CDS encoding cysteine hydrolase family protein, whose translation MKKACLLIIDVQKGFEDAGFWGVRNNPNAEVNMLTLIDAFRNTNLPVFHVQHQSENENAPLHPTKLGYQLKAGFEPKENEPLFIKSVNSAFIGTTLKDELDKQGIHQLIVVGLTTNHCVSTTVRIAANYGYGVSLVQDATAAFAVTSYNGRKFSAQDVHESALSHLHEEFAEILSTEEVLAKWVKSSHYIQ comes from the coding sequence GTGAAAAAAGCGTGTTTGCTTATCATTGATGTGCAAAAAGGTTTTGAAGATGCAGGTTTTTGGGGAGTACGAAACAATCCGAATGCTGAAGTTAATATGCTTACATTAATAGATGCATTTAGAAACACGAATTTACCCGTCTTTCATGTTCAGCACCAGTCGGAAAATGAGAATGCACCTCTGCATCCGACGAAATTAGGTTATCAGCTGAAAGCAGGATTTGAGCCGAAAGAGAATGAGCCACTTTTTATTAAGAGTGTGAATAGTGCATTTATTGGAACGACACTAAAGGACGAGCTGGACAAACAAGGAATTCATCAGCTCATTGTAGTAGGCTTAACGACTAATCATTGTGTATCAACAACGGTAAGGATAGCTGCAAACTACGGTTATGGCGTTTCTCTTGTGCAAGATGCCACGGCAGCTTTTGCTGTCACTTCTTATAATGGAAGAAAATTTTCAGCTCAAGATGTACATGAGTCCGCTTTGTCGCATTTGCACGAAGAATTTGCTGAAATTTTAAGTACAGAGGAAGTTTTGGCGAAATGGGTAAAATCATCCCACTATATCCAATAA